A part of Flavobacteriaceae bacterium GSB9 genomic DNA contains:
- the lipB gene encoding lipoyl(octanoyl) transferase LipB encodes MNKTVQLQDLGFKDYKQTWDFQEELFKGIVDTKIKNRREDVHNETNNYFLFVEHPHVYTLGKSGDLSNLLLDEEQLTEKGATFYKINRGGDITYHGPGQIVGYPILDLDNFFTDIHKYLRLLEEMIILTLAEYGLKAERSEGETGVWLDVGTPFARKICAMGVRASRWVTMHGFALNVNANLGYFDNIIPCGIRGKAVTSLNVELGKKRVAEAEVKEKLLKHFSNLFEAEFVSG; translated from the coding sequence ATGAATAAAACCGTTCAGTTACAGGATTTAGGCTTTAAAGATTACAAACAAACTTGGGATTTTCAAGAAGAGCTTTTTAAAGGTATTGTTGATACCAAAATAAAAAATAGGCGAGAAGATGTCCATAACGAAACGAATAACTATTTTTTGTTTGTTGAGCATCCGCATGTTTATACACTAGGTAAAAGTGGCGATTTGTCAAATTTGTTGCTTGATGAAGAGCAACTAACCGAAAAAGGAGCCACGTTTTATAAAATTAATCGTGGTGGTGATATAACGTATCATGGTCCTGGGCAAATTGTAGGCTATCCCATTTTAGATCTTGATAATTTTTTCACAGACATCCACAAGTATCTTCGATTGCTCGAAGAAATGATTATTTTAACCTTGGCCGAATATGGTTTAAAAGCTGAGCGAAGCGAGGGTGAAACCGGTGTTTGGCTAGATGTAGGCACGCCTTTTGCCCGAAAAATTTGTGCCATGGGTGTACGTGCCAGCCGCTGGGTAACCATGCATGGTTTTGCTTTAAATGTAAATGCTAATTTGGGGTATTTTGATAATATTATTCCGTGTGGGATACGCGGAAAGGCCGTAACGTCTTTAAATGTTGAACTTGGAAAAAAACGAGTGGCTGAAGCTGAGGTTAAAGAGAAGCTATTAAAGCATTTTTCAAATCTTTTTGAAGCAGAATTTGTAAGCGGTTAA
- a CDS encoding YqaE/Pmp3 family membrane protein: protein MSIWRVILSIICPPLAVLDKGCGSIIIVFLLWLCGWVPGVIAALVILNNPNR from the coding sequence ATGAGTATTTGGAGAGTTATACTTTCAATTATATGTCCGCCCCTTGCTGTGCTAGATAAAGGCTGCGGTTCCATAATTATTGTTTTCTTACTTTGGCTATGCGGTTGGGTACCAGGTGTTATTGCAGCATTGGTTATACTTAACAACCCAAATCGCTAA
- a CDS encoding helix-turn-helix transcriptional regulator yields MTKPWLILLLLLVGFTAKGQYKFTGHIDNNQWHNYVYLSAIEDYRKISGVYFEQIVARTSTDSLGYFSFKGDQLEDKNRIYRIHVDNCFENEQNQNHFDGHCDDSKEVIFIAKNTDTIVLPVTFGNQMFCDIKSTNQKSAAFVKIDSLKEEMKFAFSEFRSEANRKLNTKKWFETLQNYGKNLNEPLAELYIYAFLSNRGNNFHEHYLEDLKNNNYYEGLLNRLKKTYPNSTYTAQYKSELNSDKYIVNSTTEADFNWNFLLYFLLAGSVGLNIWFWSSSRKDKINSISKAKEQLTKQEQNILDLLLQEKTNKEIADTLFVSISTVKTHINNVYKKLNVQSRKEAKSLFNKNL; encoded by the coding sequence ATGACAAAACCATGGCTAATCTTACTTTTACTGCTTGTTGGCTTTACAGCTAAAGGCCAATACAAATTTACTGGGCATATTGATAACAACCAATGGCACAACTATGTTTACCTTTCTGCTATTGAAGACTACCGAAAAATTTCTGGTGTTTATTTTGAGCAGATTGTGGCCCGAACCTCTACCGATAGCCTTGGATATTTCAGCTTTAAAGGCGACCAACTGGAAGACAAAAACCGCATTTACAGAATACATGTAGACAACTGTTTTGAAAACGAACAAAACCAAAACCATTTTGACGGGCACTGCGACGATAGCAAAGAGGTTATTTTTATTGCCAAAAACACCGACACCATTGTATTGCCCGTTACTTTTGGCAACCAAATGTTTTGCGACATAAAATCAACAAACCAAAAATCGGCAGCATTTGTAAAAATTGATTCTTTGAAAGAAGAAATGAAATTTGCCTTTAGTGAATTTAGAAGTGAGGCCAACCGAAAGCTGAACACCAAAAAGTGGTTTGAAACACTTCAAAATTACGGCAAAAACCTTAACGAACCTCTGGCCGAACTCTACATATATGCCTTCTTATCGAATCGGGGCAATAATTTTCACGAACATTATTTAGAAGATCTTAAAAACAACAACTATTACGAAGGCTTGCTAAACCGATTGAAAAAAACTTATCCAAACTCAACTTATACCGCGCAGTATAAATCTGAATTAAATTCTGACAAATATATAGTCAATAGTACCACAGAAGCTGATTTCAACTGGAATTTTTTGCTTTACTTTTTACTAGCTGGTTCAGTAGGGCTAAATATTTGGTTTTGGTCTTCGAGCAGAAAAGACAAAATTAATTCAATCTCAAAAGCCAAAGAACAACTTACCAAACAAGAACAAAATATTTTGGATTTACTACTGCAGGAAAAGACTAATAAAGAGATTGCCGACACACTTTTTGTAAGCATAAGCACAGTAAAAACACACATAAACAATGTTTACAAAAAACTAAACGTGCAATCTCGAAAGGAAGCTAAATCACTGTTCAACAAAAACTTATAA